Proteins from a single region of Deinococcus aquaedulcis:
- the hspR gene encoding heat shock protein transcriptional repressor HspR, fused homodimer type encodes MPSDAKHRPVYVISVAAELVDMHPQTLRLYERKGLIRPGRSSGKTRLYSERDIEHLREIRRLTQELGVNLAGVEEVMRLQHELDDLQGEFEAEIERLEGELRQQAARPDALPAPDGRLDPRDRPVYVISIAAELVDMHPQTLRLYERKQLIRPGRSSGKTRLYSERDIEHLREIRRLTQELGVNLAGVEEIMRLRHQLDAARSGLETNVRRIQDDISERMTKWRTLPQGEAAPEDEDGGV; translated from the coding sequence ATGCCCTCTGACGCCAAACACCGGCCCGTATACGTGATCTCCGTGGCGGCGGAACTGGTGGACATGCACCCCCAGACGCTGCGGCTGTACGAGCGCAAGGGCCTGATCCGTCCCGGGCGCAGCAGCGGCAAAACGCGGCTGTACAGCGAGCGCGACATTGAGCACCTGCGCGAGATTCGTCGCCTGACCCAGGAACTTGGCGTGAACCTGGCGGGCGTAGAAGAGGTCATGCGCCTGCAGCACGAGCTGGACGACCTACAGGGCGAATTCGAGGCCGAGATTGAGCGCCTGGAAGGCGAACTGCGCCAGCAGGCCGCCCGCCCGGACGCCCTGCCCGCCCCGGACGGCCGCCTGGACCCGCGTGACCGGCCCGTGTACGTGATCTCGATTGCGGCGGAACTGGTGGACATGCACCCCCAGACGCTGCGGCTGTACGAGCGCAAGCAGCTGATCCGCCCGGGGCGCAGCAGCGGCAAAACGCGGCTGTACAGCGAGCGCGACATTGAGCACCTGCGCGAGATCCGCCGCCTCACCCAGGAACTTGGCGTGAATCTGGCGGGCGTGGAAGAGATCATGCGCCTGCGCCACCAGCTGGACGCGGCGCGTTCGGGCCTGGAAACGAACGTGCGCCGCATTCAGGACGACATCTCCGAGCGCATGACCAAGTGGCGCACCCTGCCGCAGGGCGAAGCGGCCCCCGAGGACGAGGACGGCGGCGTATGA